Sequence from the Eleutherodactylus coqui strain aEleCoq1 chromosome 13, aEleCoq1.hap1, whole genome shotgun sequence genome:
GGAAACATTTTTTCTCTGTATGTGATAAAAACAAGGCAGCGGACTTGGGTGAGAAGGTAAGAGCTCTACCAGGCCTGAGGGTCCTAGAGGATTTACTGGATGAAGGACAGAGACCTACGGGGGCAggtccctttacttttcttaaatTAGGAAGCACAAGAAACCCCCAGCCCCCCACATTGACATATTTGAAAAAATGGTTTTCGCTGAGCATAAGAGACTCCCATTACTGAATGGTAGGCCATGTAACCTCTCGACTTTGGAGCTTTCATCACTCCTGGCACTTGAATCAATATGTGACCCCAGCTGGTAGCTGGAGTAGATTTCAGATTTGGCGCACAGAAGGccctaaacatagtaacatagtatgttaggttgaatgaagacaatgtccatctagttcaggctgtttcaacccctagtggatccagaggaaggcaaagatgCACTAAATGTATGAAGAAGTATGTGCCTCCTAACATATTTGTCGCAATTCATGCCAGTGCACTCTGCTGCCATTCACTgaatgtgaaagcacaggagtgataattgctGGGACGGATGTTGGGTGCTTAAGTTCCTGACAGTCCTCatttgtaaaagtaccctaagtaaATCTGCTCCTATGTCTGAAGGAAGCCTTATTGTGGTGGCCTACACCAGGATCTAAATATTTACACTCTTCCCTTTCTTTTGGAATTGCCCTTTAACGATTGATCTACAATGTCTAAAATTTTAGATTGCCAGTAGGAAAAGGTAGTCAATATCTGTCGATCATTTGTGGTATTAACAACTAAAAGCTATAGTAGTCTAGAAAATGAAATTAATTTCTACACTGCATAGAAAGTCTTGAGTAGAAGTATTAAAACTTAACATTTGTAAATTTTACCTTCAGTGTAGCTCCAAGTGATCGAAGGCCGGTTGAATGCCTTGCCAATTTTAGCACTCGAAAAATCCTCATTAGTCGAAACACTTGGACGACCTTACCCACATTTTCTAACTCATGATCACTACCGATGGTCAGATGCACCAAGAGGGTGAAATAGAATGGAAGAACGGACACAATATCTATCAAGTTTAACGGATGTTTAAAGAACTTCTTGAGGTTTGGGGCAAGAAGCAGCCTAGAAGATACTTCAAATGTAAACCACGAGATACAGAAATATTCCAGGTTGTGAAGGATTGGATCGTCAATTGGAACATCATCTTCATCTAGGTTTTGATACTCTGGCATGCTGTTGATGCACATGGTCGATATTGAGACAAGGACTACACAGATGGAGATAAAACTGAAAATCTTGCTGGGTATTGAATATCCAGGATTTTCCATAGTCAACCAGAGCCTTTTGCGCAGGTTTCCACATTGTAATGTGTTGAAACGCATGAGGTCATGGTTAAAGTCAGAAATCTCATCTACGGATGTATCCACACTGCTCACCTCACTTTCTTCATCCCAGTTACGTCTTCTGCTTTCTAACTTCCGTTCATGATACCGATAACTGCAGCAAGAGTCCAGAAAAAACTCACTGATTCCCCAGTATTCTATTTCCTGGGAGAAGGAGAAGGCACATAGGTCGTCCATCATGTGCAGTTTCCCAGTTTCATAAAAGTACAAgacatatggaaaaagacctggattTCGGTCAAAGTAAAACTCCTTAGATACCAAGTCGTAATCATCACAGATTTGTAAGATGGATTCTTCGGAGTCACAAAACAGTAAACGTCCAAGCCTGGTGTCTGGGAACTGGGATAGTGTGATATAGCTGATTTTCTTCTTCAGTCCTCCAACATTTATATTGATGGAATGGTCCTTAAAATTTCCGATCCAAAAAGATTTACTTTTATGAACCATGGTCACTGGTTATTGCATTGCTGTATCTGATAACATAAAGAGGAAAAACGATAAAACCATCAACTAAAACTAATTTTACAGTCCAGTTAAATCTCTCCTCTAATTCTATAAACTTGCCTACTTTGAATTGTACATGTAGCCTACAACCAATGATAGGATAGCCTGTCTCATCTTGACAACCCCTTCCTTATGCCCTTTAGAGCATATGGATGCAATAGAGAAAGCTTTCACTCTAGTAGATCTGATTCGTTGATGTATAACATGGAATGCCATTCAAAATCTACTCTTTGCAGGGGTCTCAGGAGTTGGACTTGCCTAATTAACTGATTGCTGTGAATTTCCTATGAGCTATTGAGGTGTACATTATATGGGACTCGGATTAAAGACTTTTGATGGATTAGCAGAAAATTGTTCATTGTGTTAAAGAGTTCAATAGGTTTTCTAGTGAAGATGCAATAGTCTTACATGTAAGAAATGGAGGAGCCCCTCATAGAAAGATGAAACTGGTCCCTTGCTTTTATGGTTTTGCTGTACTGTGCTTTATGTTTTCTTCCTTTACAGGGGGAGTTTAGGGGATAAGACATGTTTTATAGTATGTATCTGTTAGATCTGAGTGGGATGCCAAAACACCTCATTCAgataagttataatagttgccCAACAGGACGGATATACACACAAGTAATAGCTCAGAGAATAAAATGATATATAATGTAAATAAAGGGGAAAAGGGAAATCTCACCCTATCACGCTAATACAAGAAAACCCTACCTGaaagcagggtgattgccctGATGAAGACAGCCCCACGTCTGGAACTTGAAGGCCCTAAGATGGTAAAGGGGCTACAATTGACAAATATAATTATCAATAATGGCAACAATGTTAAGTGTCATATGTACAAGaccagaataatgaaaataaacacCAGGGACTTATATAAAGCAGGGAGGGCACCCAAAGGATGTAGACTTGACCAGAACTCCTCCATGAAGGGAATAACTGGTGCCCTCTgaaaggaggagccagaatataaatactataatagtgGCTCAAAGGACCCACTGGGCACACCACCTCCCCGCCAACCAATTAGACAACATACTAACAGGTAGATGTGGAGTCGTCAGTCTTTAGCGCCCAAAGACAGGATGCATATGTCAGTGCCACTGTCAGAGGGGCTGGAATGACCTCATGATGCCAGTCTGGACCCACTTCTGTGATGCAGCCGCTGTGCTGCATCATTGACACCACTGGCAAGCTGTAGCTAATGTGAAAGAAACGTGTTGCAGAGTGCAATGAATAGTTCCCAAGTGTGCTAATTCGACTGTGCCCTGTTCAATATGGCACTGGAAAAGAAAGGCCCCAGACACCCTGATCGATGGGGAGCCTCATAAGGGTTTTCGTGAACCAATGTGAGAATGTACATTAGTGGTTGCACAGCATACATAGATTTGTGGCAAATTTGTATTAGAGGGTAGTTTTCCCACCAAGTAGTCAGCATGTGAAACTTGTGCCGAAGttgctgtgctacatgcacctgCCTCTCAAGAAGCTGTTTGGGCAGAGAGATCTAGCAGTTGTTAAATTGGAACTGCAGTGCCGTACATGAGTTGGGAAGAGGACTGTGACCGAAAATATGGCCTGCAGTAACCCGGGGCCAATTGATCAAGACTGTGATCTGAGCTTTAGGCATCATGTctgcagctagagatgagtgagcgtactcggttcaggtgtttttgcactcgagcaccgctttttccgagtaactgactactcggacgaaaagattcggggggcgccagggggcgaggggcggcgtagtggagcggggggtagcagtggggaacactggggaacaggggggagttctctctccccccccactcccctctgcaaccccccgtccACCCCCgacacccccgaatcttttcgtccgagtagtcagttactcggaaaaagcggtgctcgagtgcaaaaacacccgaaccgagtacgctcgctcatctccatctGCAATAGTAGGAAGAGAGGCTACCAACACTGCACCAATACCAAGCTTGATGAAGGTTGCCTTGGAACTGCTGCTAACAATAGTTTGCATTTCTAAAGAAAAGACTGCACCTTTCCTAACTGTCCCAAAAAGTTTCTTCTGCCCTCATCCATGACTTTACATGCATATGGACAATAGTACTGGCTGCAAACTGAGGTCAGGAGGTGTCATATCTAGTCCACCCTTATCATCTATTTATGGACAGAGTCCTTCAAAATTAGTTTGGTCATCATTGGATATAATAACCGCATGAGCCTCTGTGGTCAATGATATCCAAGGCAGCCTTACTATACGCTGCAGCTTGTAGTTTAGTGGTTAACCTAGGTGCCCCCTGGAGAGTGTGGACATAAATAGAGACAATAGTGGTGGCACAAAAGTGAATAGAAGTTGATTTGCACTGGATCATGTTAAAAGTATCCTAGTCCTGTAGCTACATAATAAATCACATGTAAAGTGTCTCTCCACCccaataacaaaacatacatgtCTATGAATGTTTGTTCTCTTATAGTATTTCACTTCCTATTATTAATCATCTATAGGAACCATTTTAGGCATCAATTGGAGAGCTTCCTGGCCCTAGGTCCCTAGGTGTATCTTAGACAATAGCAAGCATATCTACCTATAAAAAAATATTAGTCACTTGTCTATTGgtcatatctatctctgtcaATGTTGGGGTAGCGATGAGGGGAGGGGGCTTGGGGGCCGAGGACACTAGTATGTCTGCCATTAAGACTGCCAAAGTATTGCTCACTCTGTTTTCTGAAGTCCAGAATGGCAAATCTGCCATCCATAGTTAAGAAGATTTGCTATATAAGAGTATGGACAAGTCGGATGATAACCTCATTGGGAACTTTGTTGTTAGTTACCCATTGGGTTGATGCAGTTGCAGAGTATTTATTGCCATCATAGTATATGCTGGTCTTTTTATGATGCACAAATTATATCTTCTGAATTGTATAGGAccagatatatcactggagggcaagatgaccaggctcagactcatggaagacaagatgaccgggctcagactcatggaggacaagatgaccggtctcaggctcatggaggacaagatgaccgggctcagactcatggaggacaagatgaccggtctcaggctcatggagggcaagatgaccaggctcagactcatggaagacaagatgaccgggctcagactcatggaagacaagatgaccgggctcagacttacgtattttggccatgtaatgtgagcagagtcgctagaaaaatctataatgcttggacagatcagtggcaaaagaagacccggccgccaaagaacacgatggctgatactgtcaaagcggatactggcatggatatcacacaactgaaagaagcagtgctaaaccgaaaaacatggagaaaGCTCTCCTTTAGGATCACTGAGGGTTGTGAACAACTAAACAACTAACAACAATTATATATTGGTTGGTGATGCCACGTGTACCTGGTTGTCATGATTTACAGTGCTGAGCTTTCTATTTTGTGAAGAACACTAAATATATCTTATAGGGTGTGCATATACACTATGGGTGcttccatttatctatctatctatccatttatctatctatctatctatctatctatctatctatccatttatctatctatctatctcacatctatctcacatctatctatctaatgtatctattTTCTATTAGTCATATCATATGTatctgttttcttcttttttatctaTCTTGTTCTGTGAGCATCTTAATCACAGCCCTTTTAACTTCTAACACTTCATATAGTGACACTCTATGTGTGATTTACATGAGAAACTGCACGTAAACCTTTAGATTTATCTTTAAAAAAACCTAAATCTCAAGCACCCGTATTACATCTCATTACATATCGTCTGTATTGCtgatgttttttaaaaatgtgtgtgCACTAATAATTATACATTGCATCCAGCTACATTATCAGATATTTATCCCAAAAGTTCCGTTCTGTAAATAAATTAAGAGACTATTCATACTCTCTTTGCTCAATAAACCCCAATTACtatccagatgtagcagagctgagtatatCATTTGTCAGAACACATTATGTTATCTATGGTTTTCCAGAGGATTACAGGTAAACCACGTGTTACCTTACACTTCACTGTCACATTTAGCTTTAGTATATACACCATTGGTCAACAGAGTcgttaaaaaaattgtatttgaacTCACCCATACACGTCGGCCGCAGTCTCCCCTCCTTCTTCATGGAACGTCAAACAGTATATAAGAATTGTCGGCAATCTTTACTAAATCCAGCTTAAAAATGAAATTGATACAAAGGTCTAATGAATGTGGATTATGAGCTCCGGGCCATCGCTGCTCATGACCCTGTGTACAAGGATTGGGAATGAAGCATGGAAGCCCCAGTACCAGCGCAGAGCTGCTGTCATGGGAATCTCCTCCCAGCTTTCTTGGGCTTGTAGTTAGATCTAGTTACTTAAATATTGATGTACTGTACACATACTTCCAGGCAGCATCAAATCTGGACTGTTACGTAATTTTTATGAGCCTCAGCTGTTAACCTCTTGATTGGTAAAGGAGCAGATGGCTCTGTGCAGGGAAAATGCATTTCTACATTGTATACAGGAACCATTGGTATGTACGTCTGATACTATCCAACTGCATGTGAAGTTGTGCGATCTCTTTAAATTGCACTTTTGGTGACTGCATCATGAGCAATTCCTTAGTACATTGTAgtgtttttattgaatttgctgCAAGAATGTTGCCATAAGCATCCTCTATATTCTGCTGAGGTACTCACTGGAAAGTAGGAATGTAATTACCCCATCTCTGCATTTCTCTTTTGTAAGGAGGGAGCCCAGGTTCACGTTTGTGCTGTAATGTTCTCTGTTATGGTTCCTGTAGTTATGTAATCTGGATAATATAAGGGCGACCTCTACTGGCCATCATACATTAatacaattgtgtttttttctatggAATGTTGTATGGGAcgtcccattggctgcagaggtcaggtggaaGATTTGGTGGACTTATGATCATGGAGAGCAGCAAGTTCAAATAGTACGGTAGTAAGCTATAAGCTAGACTGCATTGCTGGGTTGAGCTTGGGGAACTTGAGGATTTGTGAAAATTAAAAAGTATGTATTTTTGATTGATACAAGGTTGGACATGGAAGCGCATAGTACAAATGCTGATATGGCGGCAGCTGGCTCATTAGCTAGTGGCGGAAGCCCCACGAGGGACTAATATTGAGACCATACTAAACTCCCCCACCAAATTTAATGGGCACAGAATTATGCTCATGAACTGGGTAGCTAGGCTTAGAAGCATTATCTGCCTGTACAACGTAGCTCAATAGCTGTAGACAGAATTGGTCCTAAATGCATTGGAAGGGGATGCACAAAAAACTGTTCTCCTGTGACCCTAATCTCAGCCTCAGACTGTGGATGCCATTATCAAGTTACTTGAGGACCTTTATGGGGAAGCAACAAGTGTTGGAAGGCTGAGGTCTCAATTCTTCACTAGAGtcaagagagaagaagagaataTACTGCAGTACCCCAATGTGCTTCAGGAAATCCTGAAGAGCAATGATGGCAAacattttagagaccgagtgcccaaactgccacccaaaacccacttatttatagccAACATGTCAGGGCATGGGGCTTATCGCAGCGTATggtttttacctccatcattatatgaaaatgacagggctgtttcaaaatagacagggagaaACACCATGTGTTTTATTTCCTAACTGGAGCCCTGGAGTACCATTggcgcggattttgactggaaatgagttgcgtacccgcagctgatttcatgctcTGCAGTGCTCCCCCACACCTCCTTCGTAGGCttaccgctgtcagcgctccctggcttctggttctcagtggcctgtagtggcctcacctgaccagtggtgcCGCACatgaccaggctgctgggaactggaagccaggTAGCGCTGACAtcaggaagcctttggaggagctGAGGGGGAGCACTGCATAGTATTAAAGCAGCTGTGGATACGCAACTGATTTCTTGTCAATCCATAGCAATTGTGCGGATTTGGACTGTATTTTTGATGTGGAAAATGCCACGGAAATTTTTGCTACAGacgttccgcagcatttccacgatgtgaaaacataccctaagtcagcttgaggtatgctgccacatgcagaatggccacagtagtaatagtgttccccacagtgacctcagtagtaatactattttccacagtggcctcagtagaaacagtgacccccacattggcctcagtagaaacagtgacccccacagtagcctcagtagtaatagtgtcccccacattggcctcaatagtaatagttttcttcacagtggcctcagtaacaatagtgatgccacagtggccccagtagtaatagtgtcccccatagtggcctcagtagtaatagtgtcccccatagtggcctcagtagtattagtgtcccccatagtgacctcagtagtaatagtgtcccccatagtggcctcagtagtaatagtgtcccccatagtgacctcagtagtaatagtttcccccacagtggcctcagtagtaacagtgactcccctagtggcctcagtaataatagtgtccccacagtaacctcagtagtaacagtgtcccccatagtagccctggtagtaacagtaaccctctcagtggcctcagtagtaaaagtgacccccacagtggcctcaatagtaatagtgaccaaaccgtagacccagtagtaatagtgacccccacagtggcctcagtagtaatagtttcccccacagtggcctccctAGTAATAGAATCCTGTATAGTGGCCCttgtagtaacagtatcccccacagtggcctcagtagtaacagtgacccccacagtggcctgagtaatcaagtgtcccccatagtggcctcagtagtaatagttccccccacattggcctcactagtaatagaaTCCTGCATAGTGGCCCttgtagtaacagtatcccccacagtggcctcagtagtaacagtgacccccacagtggcctgagtaatcaagtgtcccccatagtggcctcagtagtaacagtgactcccacagtggcctcagtaacaatagtgacctccacagtggcctcagtaacaacagtgtcccccacagtggcctcagtagaaatagtgacccccacagtggcctcagtagtaatagtgtcccccatagtggcctcagtagtaactatgaccccccacagtggccctagtactaatagtTACACCCACAGCagccttagtagtaacagtgagccccacagtggccttagtaataatagtgacccccacagtggcctcagtagtaacaatgacccccgacagtggcctaagtagtaacagtgacccccacagtggcctgagtaaTCAAGTGtcacccatagtggcctcagtagtaacaatgactcccacagtggcctcggtaacaataATGTCctccactgtggcctcagtaacaatagtgtcccccacagtggcctcagtagaaacagtgacccccatagtagcctcagtagtaatagtgtccaccatagtggcctcagtagtaacaatgaccccccacagtggccccagtactaatagtgaaacccacagcagcctcagtagtaacagtgacccccacagtggcctgagtaatcaagtgtttcccacagtggcctaagtagtaacagtgacccccacagcagcctcagtagtaacagtgagccccacagtggcctcagtaataatagtgacccccacaggggcctcagtagtaacagtgacccccacagtgacctcagtagtaacagtgacccccacagtggcctcagtaacaatagtgtcctccacagtggcctcagtaacaatagtgtcccccacagtggcctcagtagaaacagtgacccccacagtggcctcagtagtgatagtgccccccatagtggtctcagtagtaacagtgacccccacagtggccccagtactaatagtgacacccacagcagcctcagtagtaacagtgagccccacagtggcctcagtaataacagtgaccccc
This genomic interval carries:
- the LOC136587947 gene encoding potassium voltage-gated channel subfamily S member 1-like is translated as MVHKSKSFWIGNFKDHSININVGGLKKKISYITLSQFPDTRLGRLLFCDSEESILQICDDYDLVSKEFYFDRNPGLFPYVLYFYETGKLHMMDDLCAFSFSQEIEYWGISEFFLDSCCSYRYHERKLESRRRNWDEESEVSSVDTSVDEISDFNHDLMRFNTLQCGNLRKRLWLTMENPGYSIPSKIFSFISICVVLVSISTMCINSMPEYQNLDEDDVPIDDPILHNLEYFCISWFTFEVSSRLLLAPNLKKFFKHPLNLIDIVSVLPFYFTLLVHLTIGSDHELENVGKVVQVFRLMRIFRVLKLARHSTGLRSLGATLKHSYREVGILLLYLAVGVSVFSGMAYTAEKDEDTGFDTIPSCWWWGTVSMTTVGYGDVVPATVAGKLAASGCILGGILVVALPITIIFNKFSHFYRRQKALENAVRNSDRKPAKEPSVDDEREPELFTEL